The following proteins come from a genomic window of Sorghum bicolor cultivar BTx623 chromosome 3, Sorghum_bicolor_NCBIv3, whole genome shotgun sequence:
- the LOC8062279 gene encoding nuclear transcription factor Y subunit B-1 — MADHLHGQAPDGDGRRAGLVGGGAGGGGDLEIKEQDRLLPIANVGRIMKQILPPNAKISKEAKETMQECVSEFISFVTGEASDKCHKEKRKTVNGDDVCWAFGALGFDDYVDPMRRYLHKYRELEGDRAAAAASSRGGGPGPGGDHHPGSTSSAGAGPSAAAGHFMFGAAMDRPDNTSSRPF, encoded by the coding sequence ATGGCCGACCACCTCCACGGGCAGGCGCCGGACGGGGACGGGCGGCGGGCGGGTCTggtgggcggcggcgccggaggAGGGGGTGACCTGGAGATCAAGGAGCAGGACCGGCTGCTGCCCATCGCCAACGTCGGCCGCATCATGAAGCAGATCCTGCCGCCCAACGCCAAGATCTCCAAGGAGGCCAAGGAGACGATGCAGGAGTGCGTCTCCGAGTTCATCAGCTTCGTCACCGGCGAGGCATCCGACAAGTGCCacaaggagaagcgcaagaccgTCAACGGCGACGACGTCTGCTGGGCCTTCGGCGCCCTCGGCTTCGACGACTACGTCGACCCCATGCGCAGGTACCTCCACAAGTACCGCGAGCTCGAGGGCgaccgcgccgccgcggccgcatCCTCGCGCGGGGGCGGACCCGGACCAGGCGGAGACCACCACCCTGGTTCCACCTCGTCCGCCGGCGCCGGTCCCAGCGCCGCAGCCGGTCATTTCATGTTCGGCGCCGCCATGGACCGCCCCGACAACACCTCCTCCAGGCCCTTTTAA
- the LOC8062277 gene encoding transcriptional activator hap3 produces the protein MAAAMGKPFRSIQPQPQSHSMASSSTTQDANNGVRHDNNLLPIANVGRIMKDALPPQAKISKHAKETIQECATEFVGFVTGEASERCRRERRKTINGDDICHAMRSLGLDHYADSMHRYLQRYRETEELAATLNNGGGGRDGRAIQIDVRAELSIFKGSNQQDGRD, from the exons ATGGCAGCGGCGATGGGAAAGCCATTCAGATCGAT ACAGCCTCAACCCCAAAGCCACTCTATGGCATCAAGTTCAACCACACAGGATGCCAACAATGGTGTTAGGCATGACAACAACCTCCTGCCCATTGCCAACGTTGGGCGGATCATGAAGGATGCCCTCCCTCCACAGGCCAAGATTTCAAAGCATGCTAAGGAGACCATCCAGGAGTGTGCAACTGAGTTTGTGGGCTTCGTCACTGGCGAGGCCTCCGAGCGGTGCCGCCGAGAGCGGCGGAAGACCATCAACGGTGATGACATCTGTCATGCTATGAGGAGCCTTGGCCTCGACCACTACGCCGACTCCATGCACAGGTACCTGCAGAGGTATCGCGAGACTGAGGAGCTAGCGGCAACACTCaacaacggcggcggcggccgtgaTGGACGGGCCATTCAGATTGATGTGAGGGCTGAGCTGTCCATTTTCAAGGGCAGCAACCAGCAAGATGGTAGAGACTAA